Proteins from a genomic interval of Bos mutus isolate GX-2022 chromosome 26, NWIPB_WYAK_1.1, whole genome shotgun sequence:
- the GLRX3 gene encoding glutaredoxin-3 has translation MAAGAAEAAAAVVEVGSAGQFEELLRLRAKSLLVVHFWAPWAPQCAQMNDVMAELAKEHQQVSFVKLEAEAVPEVSEKYEISSVPTFLFFKNSQKIDRLDGAHAPELTKKVQRHASSGSFSPSGSEHPKEDLSLRLKKLTHAAPCMLFMKGTPQEPRCGFSKQMVEILNKHNIQFSSFDIFSDEEVRQGLKTYSSWPTYPQLYVSGELIGGLDIIKELEASKELDTICPKAPKLEERLKVLTNKASVMLFMKGNKQEAKCGFSRQILEILNSTGIEYETFDILEDEEVRQGLKAYSNWPTYPQLYVKGELVGGLDIVKELKENGELLPILKGEN, from the exons GTCCCTTCTTGTGGTCCATTTCTGGGCACCATGGGCTCCTCAGTGCGCTCAGATGAACGACGTGATGGCAGAGCTCGCCAAAGAGCACCAACAAGTTTCATTTGTGAAG ttggaaGCGGAAGCTGTTCCTGAAGTatctgaaaaatatgaaattagtTCTGTTCCCACCTTTCTGTTTTTCAAG AATTCTCAGAAAATCGACCGATTAGATGGTGCCCATGCCCCAGAGTTGACCAAAAAAGTTCAGCGACATGCGTCTAGCGGCTCCTTCTCGCCCAGTGGTAGTGAGCACCCGAAGGAGGACCTCAGCCTGCGCCTGAAGAAGTTAACCCACGCCGCCCCCTGCATGCTGTTCATGAAGGGGACGCCTCAGGAGCCGCGCTGTG GTTTCAGCAAGCAGATGGTGGAAATTCTTAACAAACATAACATTCAGTTTAGCAGTTTCGACATCTTCTCAGATGAAGAAGTTCGTCAGGGCCTCAAAACCTACTCCAGCTGGCCCACCTACCCCCAGCTCTATGTTTCTGGAGAGCTCATAGGAGGACTTGATATCATTAAG gAGCTAGAAGCATCTAAAGAACTAGATACAATTTGCCCCAAAGCCCCCAAGTTAGAGGAAAG GCTCAAAGTACTGACAAATAAAGCTTCTGTGATGCTCTTTATGAAAGGAAACAAACAG GAAGCTAAGTGTGGCTTCAGCAGACAGATTTTGGAAATACTAAATAGTACTGG GATTGAATATGAGACATTTGATATATTGGAGGATGAAGAA GTTCGGCAAGGATTAAAAGCTTACTCCAATTGGCCAACGTACCCTCAGCTGTATGTGAAGGGCGAGCTTGTCGGAGGACTGGACATCGTTAAG gaACTGAAAGAAAACGGGGAGTTGCTGCCTATactgaaaggagaaaattaa